A stretch of DNA from Cellulomonas fengjieae:
GAACACCGGCGTCGGCCTGGCCCTCGTCGCGCAGCGCAAGGGCTACCGCTGCGTGTTCGTCTGCCCCGACAAGGTCAGCCAGGACAAGCGTGACGTGCTGCGGGCCTACGGCGCGGAGGTCGTCGTGACGCCCACGGCGGTCGCGCCCGACCACCCCAGCTCGTACTACTCGGTGTCGGGCCGCCTGGCCCGGGAGATCCCGGGCGGCTGGAAGCCGAACCAGTACGCGAACGTGAACGGGCCGGCCAGCCACTACGAGACGACCGGCCCCGAGATCTGGGCGGACACCGACGGTCGCGTCACGCACCTGGTCACCGGCGTCGGCACCGGCGGCACCATCACCGGCACCGGGCGCTACCTCCACGACGTGTCCGAGGGTCGCGTCGTGGTCATCGGCGCCGACCCCGCCGGCTCCGTCTACTCCGGCGGCGACGGTCGTCCCTACCTGGTCGAGGGCGTCGGCGAGGACTTCTGGCCCACCGCGTACGACCCCACCGTGCCCGACGAGATCATCGCCGTCTCCGACGCCGACTCGTTCGCGATGACGCGTCGGCTCGCGCGCGAGGAGGGTCTGCTGGTCGGCGGGTCCTGCGGCATGGCGGTCGAGGCCACCCTGCGGTACGCGCGGCGGCTGCAGGAGGAGGACCCGGAGGCGGCAGCCGCCGCGGTGATCGTGGTGATCCTGCCCGACAGCGGACGCGGGTACCTGTCCAAGATCTTCAACGACAAGTGGATGCGCTCGTACGGCTTCCTGGGTGCCGACGAGGGCGCCACGGTGGCCGACGTGCTGCGCACGAAGACCGGCACGCTGCCCGACCTGGTGCACACCCACCCGAACGAGACCGTGCGCGACGCGATCGAGATCCTGCACGAGTACGGCGTCTCGCAGATGCCCGTCGTCGGCGCGGAGCCCCCCGTGAAGATCGGCGAGGTGGCAGGTGCGGTCAGCGAGCGCGAGCTCCTCGACGCGGTGTTCTCCGGCGAGGCCGAGCTGTCCGACCGCGTCGACCGGCACATGTCCGCGGCGCTCCCGCTCATCGGGTCGGGCGAGTCCGTGGAGTCCGCGCGGTCGGCGCTGCAGAAGGCGGACGCGCTCATGGTGGTCGACGACGGCGCGCCCGTCGGCGTGCTGACGCGCCACGACCTCCTGGGCTTCCTGGCGAGGTAGGTTCTCGTAGGGAGAGATCCCGTTCGAAGGAGCACGATGGCCCTGTTCGACCTGTCCCTGCCCGACCTCGAGCGCTACCTGCCCGAGCTGGACGAGCCCGAGGACTTCGACGAGTTCTGGGCCGGCACCCTCGCAGAGGCCCGGACGTTCGACCTGGCACTGACGGTGACGCCGGTGGACACCGGGCTCACGGTGATCGACGCGTTCGACGTGACGTTCGCCGGGTTCGGCGGGCACCCGATCAAGGCGTGGGTGACCCGCCCGGCCGGGGCGGCGGGGGACCTGCCCGCGGTCGTCGAGCTCATCGGCTACGGCGGCGGGCGGGGCTTCGCGCACGAGCGGCTCGCCTGGGCGGCCGCCGGGTACGTGCACCTGGTGATGGACACCCGTGGGCAGGGGTCGGTCTGGGGCGGCGGCGGGCACACGCCGGACCCCGCGGGCTCGGGCCCGGCGGCACCGGGGGTCATGACGCGGGGGATCCTCGACCCGCACGAGCACTACTACCGTCGGGTCATCACCGACGCCGTCCGCGCGGTGGACGCCGTGCGCGCGCTGCCCGGTGTCGACGCCGCCCGCGTCAGCGTGACGGGCGGCAGCCAGGGCGGCGGGCTCGCGCTCGCGGTCGGCGGCCTCGCCGACGACCTCGTCGCGGTGCTGCCCGACGTGCCGTTCCTGTGCCACTACCCGCGCGCGTTCGCGATCACCGACGCGTTCCCGTACGGCGAGGTCGTGCAGTACCTGGCG
This window harbors:
- a CDS encoding acetylxylan esterase, giving the protein MALFDLSLPDLERYLPELDEPEDFDEFWAGTLAEARTFDLALTVTPVDTGLTVIDAFDVTFAGFGGHPIKAWVTRPAGAAGDLPAVVELIGYGGGRGFAHERLAWAAAGYVHLVMDTRGQGSVWGGGGHTPDPAGSGPAAPGVMTRGILDPHEHYYRRVITDAVRAVDAVRALPGVDAARVSVTGGSQGGGLALAVGGLADDLVAVLPDVPFLCHYPRAFAITDAFPYGEVVQYLAVHRDQEAAVLRTLSYLDGVHFARRASAPALFSVALRDQTCPPSTVFAAYNHYAGLSGARPATEIAVYAYNQHEGGQAFQVDRQLRWLRALHAA
- a CDS encoding cystathionine beta-synthase, with amino-acid sequence MKFAKHISELVGGTPLVQLTTVTAGLTATILAKVEYMNPGGSVKDRIALKMIEAAEASGELLPGGTIVEPTSGNTGVGLALVAQRKGYRCVFVCPDKVSQDKRDVLRAYGAEVVVTPTAVAPDHPSSYYSVSGRLAREIPGGWKPNQYANVNGPASHYETTGPEIWADTDGRVTHLVTGVGTGGTITGTGRYLHDVSEGRVVVIGADPAGSVYSGGDGRPYLVEGVGEDFWPTAYDPTVPDEIIAVSDADSFAMTRRLAREEGLLVGGSCGMAVEATLRYARRLQEEDPEAAAAAVIVVILPDSGRGYLSKIFNDKWMRSYGFLGADEGATVADVLRTKTGTLPDLVHTHPNETVRDAIEILHEYGVSQMPVVGAEPPVKIGEVAGAVSERELLDAVFSGEAELSDRVDRHMSAALPLIGSGESVESARSALQKADALMVVDDGAPVGVLTRHDLLGFLAR